The window GCAGGGCCGCGGTCTCCGCGGGCAGGGCCACGCCGGGCGCGCCGCGTACCAGGTCCACCGCGAGTCCGCCGATGTACTCGAGTGCCGAGGGGATGACCGGCTGGGCCATGATCCGGGCGACCGCTGCCGCCGCGCCGGCGATGTCCCGGTAGGCGGCGCGCAGGGCGAGGCGGGCCTCGGGGCTCGGCGTCAGCTTCAGGGTGGCCTCCGTGAGGACCGCGAGGGTGCCCTCGGACCCGATCAGCAGCCGCGTCAGGTCGTAGCCCACGACGCCCTTGGTGGTGCGAAAGCCGGTGCGCAGCGCCTCGCCCGCGCCCGTGACGGCGCGCAGCCCCAGGGTGTTCTCGCGGGGCGTCCCGTACTTGACCGCGCGCGGCCCGGCGGAGTTGTGGGAGAGGTTGCCCCCCACCGTGCAGTACGCGCCGCTGCTGGGGTCGGGGGGCCAGAAGAAGCCCACGCTGGCCGCCCGCTCCTGCACCGCGGCATTGAGGACCCCGGGCTCCACGACCATCAGCCGGTCGTCGGGGTTGACCTCGAGGATGCGGTCCATCCGCTCCAGGGACAGGACCAGCCCCCCCTCGATGGGGACCGACCCGCCCGCGGTCCCGGTGCCCCGGCCTCGGGGGACGAGCGGGACCCGCCGCTCGGCGCACAGGCGCACCACCTCCAGCACCTGCTCCGGCGCCGTGGCGAACCCGACGAGCGCGGGCAGCGCCTGCCGGCGGCTGTTGTCGTACCCGTAGGGCCAGCGGTCGGCGGGGTCCTCGAGGACGGCCTGCGCGCCGAGGATGGCGCGCAGGCGCCGGCGGAAGGCCGCGTCGGGCTCGGTGTGGCGCATCACCTGGTCGGCCGGCTCCCGGCCGGGGCCCCGGAGGACGTCAGTCCTGGTACTCGAAGAGCTTCACGACCCGCCGGGTTCCCGAGGTGGTGCGGGCGAGCTCGGCGGCCATCCCGGCCTGGGTGCGGCTCACCATCCCCATCAGGTAGACGGTGCCCCGGTTGGCGACCACCTTGATCGCGTCGGAGTCGAAGCCGCGCTCCAGCAGCATGCGGGCCCGGACCTTTGTGGCGAGGGCAGCGTCCTCACCCTGGGAGTCCGTGGAGGCGGGTTTGCCCACCGCGAGCTCGTTCTGCACCTGGCGAACCTTCTCGATGGCGCGCACGCGCTCGGCGAGGGAGGTTCGCGACTCCTCGCTCGGAACCTCGCCGGTGAGGAGCACCACCCCGTTGTAGCTCGTGGCGACCACGTGGCTCAGGGGGGGCAGGGGAGGCCGCGTCGGGTCCAGGAGGTCGCTGTCCCCCGCCGGGGACCGCATCAGCTCGGGGTCGCGGTTGACGAGGTCGTAGACCTTCAGCTCGATGGACTGGTCGTCGAGCTGGGTGCCGACGGTGCGGGGGTCCCCCACCACCGAGGCCGTGCCCACCGCGACCCCCCCCACGACGACCGGGGCGCAACCGGACGCGGTCAGGGCGAGCCAACCGAGGGAGACCGCAACGAGCCAGCTTCTGTAGTGCATGGTGCTAACCCTCCGCGCCGAGCAGCTGCCCGTCCACGAGGTCACACAGGCAGTGCAGGGCGAGAATGTGGACCTCCTGGATCCGGGGGGTCGACGCGGACGGGACCCGGATCTCGATGTCCGTGGGGCGCAGTAGCCCGGCGGCCTCCCCGCCGTCCCGGCCTGTGAGGAGGATAACGTAGAGATCGCGGTCGTGCGCGGCCTCGATCGCGGCGAGCACGTTGCGCGAGTGCCCGCTCGTGGTGATGGCCACCAGGACGTCGCCCGGCTGACCGAGCGCCTTGACCTGACGGGCGAACACCTCGCCGAATTGGTAGTCGTTCGCGACCGAGGTGAGCGTCGAGGTGTCGGTGGTGAGCGCGATGGCGGGCAGGCCCGAGCGCTCGCGCTCGAAGCGGTTCACCATCTCGGAGGCGAAGTGCTGGGCGTCGGCCGCCGACCCGCCGTTGCCGCAGGCGAGCAGCTTGCGCTCGCCGAGGAGCTGCGTGGTGACGAGCTCGGCGGCTCGGGCGACGGAGGGCGCCACGGCCTCGATGGACTCGAGGTGGGCAGCGACGCTGTCCTCGAACAGCTGCCTGACCCGTGCGACGAGGTCCACGGTCTAACCCCCCGGCTCGAAGGCCGCGCGCACCCACTGCACCGCGGGGCCGGCCCCGTCGACCGAGATCACGTCGAAACGGCAGGGCAGGCGGGAGGCGCCGGGGTGG of the Gammaproteobacteria bacterium genome contains:
- a CDS encoding FAD-binding protein, with translation MRHTEPDAAFRRRLRAILGAQAVLEDPADRWPYGYDNSRRQALPALVGFATAPEQVLEVVRLCAERRVPLVPRGRGTGTAGGSVPIEGGLVLSLERMDRILEVNPDDRLMVVEPGVLNAAVQERAASVGFFWPPDPSSGAYCTVGGNLSHNSAGPRAVKYGTPRENTLGLRAVTGAGEALRTGFRTTKGVVGYDLTRLLIGSEGTLAVLTEATLKLTPSPEARLALRAAYRDIAGAAAAVARIMAQPVIPSALEYIGGLAVDLVRGAPGVALPAETAALLLIEVDGPADCVEQAARAVGAAAKGAGLLDLAVASRAEDAGDLWAARKALSPALRTLAPKKINEDVAVPVSRLPAFIDALEGLSARHAVPIVHFGHAGNGNIHTNLMVDPAVEGQLERARQCLSEVFDRVIALGGTISGEHGVGLEKQPFVPREIDPATLAVMRRIKQDLDPNGILNPGKVFPPAT
- a CDS encoding BON domain-containing protein, coding for MHYRSWLVAVSLGWLALTASGCAPVVVGGVAVGTASVVGDPRTVGTQLDDQSIELKVYDLVNRDPELMRSPAGDSDLLDPTRPPLPPLSHVVATSYNGVVLLTGEVPSEESRTSLAERVRAIEKVRQVQNELAVGKPASTDSQGEDAALATKVRARMLLERGFDSDAIKVVANRGTVYLMGMVSRTQAGMAAELARTTSGTRRVVKLFEYQD
- a CDS encoding phosphoheptose isomerase — encoded protein: MDLVARVRQLFEDSVAAHLESIEAVAPSVARAAELVTTQLLGERKLLACGNGGSAADAQHFASEMVNRFERERSGLPAIALTTDTSTLTSVANDYQFGEVFARQVKALGQPGDVLVAITTSGHSRNVLAAIEAAHDRDLYVILLTGRDGGEAAGLLRPTDIEIRVPSASTPRIQEVHILALHCLCDLVDGQLLGAEG